From Eremothecium sinecaudum strain ATCC 58844 chromosome V, complete sequence, a single genomic window includes:
- the GYP1 gene encoding GTPase-activating protein GYP1 (Syntenic homolog of Ashbya gossypii ADR213C; Syntenic homolog of Saccharomyces cerevisiae YOR070C (GYP1)), producing MVIRTTPQNGSKEMYQKSNSSSSSIVGSFIKSWKAPSSSRSNNASNSYVDIPFESDRNTPIWRSSCTIPRSLSSHSVNRHNNSSPLRSNTTGGSDIGSAKKEKYFTDLDEDWSAVIDDYKMPIPTINNGGIETIIRPLLTKQPTTERVNRSSNGLNHGVYPKLPQVGQSNTTISAELRSQLELERERDIQELNAVMQRMTKFNAILKPKSSLNVIKLNDLRKLSWNGVPMDHRPQVWKLLLGYVPANLKIQQSTLHRKRQEYRDGIDRVFSDLHLRDEPTWHQIEIDIPRTNPHIPLYQFKTVQTSLQRILYLWAIRHPASGYVQGINDLVTPFYQVFLTEYLSTSQKDKVDTLDPGSYLTAEQMENVEADAFWCLTKLVEQITDYYIHGQPGILNQVKHLGQLVKRIDADLYRHFHEEGVEFIQFAVRWMNCMLMREFQMNTVIRMWDTYLSETSLESSTDSPIHQASQTFTSPPSSMSSTVTSATTTGGSGANDAERQPSLSEFHVFVCAAFLIKWSDQLMNMDFQGIITFLQNPPTKNWRESDIEMLLSEAYIWQSLYKDAISHWR from the coding sequence ATGGTAATCAGGACAACTCCCCAAAATGGGTCAAAGGAAATGTACCAAAAATCGAACtcttcatcgtcatcaATAGTTGGGTCATTCATAAAGTCTTGGAAGGCTCCGTCATCTTCAAGGTCTAATAATGCTTCTAATAGTTATGTGGATATACCTTTCGAATCTGATCGAAATACACCTATTTGGAGGTCTTCTTGCACAATTCCAAGGTCACTATCCAGTCACAGTGTAAATCGCCATAATAATAGTAGCCCATTGCGAAGTAATACAACAGGGGGTTCTGATATTGGGTCAGCTAAGAAGGAAAAGTATTTTACCGATCTAGATGAGGACTGGAGCGCAGTCATTGATGATTATAAGATGCCCATACCGACAATAAATAATGGAGGGATAGAAACCATTATTCGACCACTGCTGACGAAACAGCCGACAACTGAGAGGGTTAATCGTAGTTCTAATGGTTTAAATCATGGTGTTTATCCGAAACTGCCCCAGGTTGGTCAGTCTAATACCACTATAAGCGCTGAATTACGGTCGCAACTTGAATTGGAGCGAGAACGGGATATACAAGAACTAAACGCTGTGATGCAGCGTATGACAAAATTTAACGCAATTCTGAAGCCAAAAAGCTCATTGAATGTAATTAAGCTAAACGATTTACGCAAGCTCAGCTGGAATGGGGTTCCAATGGATCATAGACCGCAGGTTTGGAAGCTATTGCTCGGCTACGTCCCTGCAAATTTAAAAATTCAACAGAGCACACTACATAGGAAACGACAAGAGTATCGCGATGGTATCGATCGTGTATTTTCCGACTTGCATTTGCGAGATGAACCTACTTGGCACCAGATTGAGATAGATATCCCCAGAACAAACCCTCACATTCCCCTCTATCAGTTCAAAACAGTGCAAACCAGTTTACAACGGATACTGTATTTATGGGCTATTAGACACCCCGCTAGCGGGTACGTGCAAGGTATCAACGACCTAGTGACGCCTTTTTATCAGGTTTTTTTAACAGAGTATCTTTCTACATCGCAAAAGGATAAGGTTGATACACTTGATCCAGGTTCTTACCTCACCGCAGAGCAGATGGAAAACGTTGAAGCCGATGCATTTTGGTGTCTAACAAAGCTCGTTGAACAGATAACAGACTATTATATCCATGGTCAGCCTGGTATCCTAAATCAAGTCAAGCATTTAGGTCAATTAGTAAAGAGAATAGACGCTGACCTCTACAGGCATTTTCACGAAGAAGGCGTCGAATTTATTCAGTTTGCTGTTAGATGGATGAATTGTATGTTAATGCGTGAGTTCCAAATGAATACAGTCATCAGAATGTGGGACACATATCTATCTGAGACTTCCCTGGAGTCTTCTACCGACTCTCCAATACACCAGGCATCCCAAACCTTTACATCCCCACCTTCATCCATGTCATCAACTGTGACTTCCGCAACAACGACCGGTGGTAGTGGTGCGAACGATGCTGAGCGTCAGCCTTCCTTAAGTGAGTTCCACGTTTTCGTATGTGCTGCATTCCTGATTAAATGGAGCGACCAGCTTATGAACATGGATTTCCAAGGTATAATTACCTTCCTACAGAATCCTCCTACTAAGAATTGGAGAGAGTCTGATATAGAAATGCTATTAAGTGAAGCTTATATTTGGCAGTCACTATATAAAGATGCAATATCTCACTGGCGGTAG
- the TRZ1 gene encoding tRNase Z (Syntenic homolog of Ashbya gossypii ADR212C; Syntenic homolog of Saccharomyces cerevisiae YKR079C (TRZ1)) — protein sequence MFNIINVTHPTADTKHPMLLILSLHGDRYFFGKVPEGAQRACIESKIKLSKLDNIFLTGEIDSSSIGGLPGMILTAADQKRSELVLNYGSSLLSYFVSTWRYFVFRFGLKLKVVEMQDCQTYENDIISVKSLVTNMGDRSWNFRQETQTLFKNIISKMFPMKLSTTYKEPYTNPSLDLSLPKERINRSSTSYEVTFKPIRGKFDVNEAVRLGVPKGPMFKTLSLGESVTLADGNIVKPEQVLSKQREFAKVLILDIPDDEYLQKFHDRFKDYDKTALGVVYYFLGAEVSINNKLISFMELFNHEDIHHFVSHEKICPNSISYWCSSVATLKLKSLNPNNYNLPITDRELSDEFYKCFEKSGLDENDSSLEVSCTLKSKIGSNKVHIFTRKESVEIKSFTPGDEAMKVKYKFSPQEFNSMEDAYYKRVQPLQINGVDIHSIVDKKNKVVDHFYSKRDQVELITLGTGSALPSKYRNVISTVVKVPYNNNGEYRNRIIILDAGENTLGSIHRTIRPENMERFFTDLKMIYLSHLHADHHLGILSLIKEWYIYNKHDESAVLYLVAPRKYDIYVDECLRIELPEVLERLKYIDCEDLLYKKASRQNRNENHEGHVIHKVPREDDNAYDLGFYGEKRRRLFDQDVMDKICEMKTSLNIQGFQTCRAFHCERSYCNSITFSMDQNDRPFKISYSGDTRPNFNDFAKKIGSKSDLLIHEATLENQLLSDAKKKKHSIINEAIMVSNTMGAVKLLLTHFSQRYPKLPQMSGNIELNAKAISYAFDGMITSYDSLGNQTSNPGVLRKLFLDEAMSEETEVDDEV from the coding sequence ATGTTCAACATAATAAATGTTACACATCCTACAGCTGATACAAAGCATCCAATGCTGCTAATACTTTCATTGCATGGCGACAGGTACTTCTTTGGAAAAGTTCCTGAGGGCGCCCAAAGGGCATGTATTGAATCAAAGATCAAACTATCAAAGTTGGATAATATATTTCTAACAGGTGAAATTGATTCTAGTAGCATTGGTGGGTTACCAGGGATGATTTTAACTGCTGCGGACCAAAAAAGGAGTGAATTGGTTCTGAATTACGGCTCGAGTCTACTGAGTTATTTTGTTAGTACATGGAGATATTTTGTATTCAGATTTGGTTTGAAATTAAAAGTTGTAGAAATGCAAGACTGTCAAACATATGAAAACGACATTATAAGCGTCAAATCACTAGTGACTAATATGGGAGATAGAAGCTGGAATTTTAGGCAAGAAACTCAGACTTTGTTCAAAAATATTATCTCCAAAATGTTTCCAATGAAGTTAAGTACAACCTATAAGGAACCCTATACAAATCCTAGTTTGGATTTATCCCTCCCAAAAGAGCGGATAAATCGGAGCTCTACATCCTATGAGGTAACTTTCAAACCTATTCGGGGTAAATTTGATGTTAACGAGGCTGTGAGGCTGGGAGTTCCTAAGGGACCTATGTTTAAGACCCTATCGTTAGGTGAATCTGTGACATTGGCAGATGGAAATATAGTGAAACCCGAACAAGTGTTGTCTAAGCAAAGAGAGTTTGCTAAAGTTTTAATATTAGATATACCGGATGATGAATATCTGCAAAAATTCCATGATAGATTCAAGGATTACGATAAAACAGCATTAGGCGTAGTTTACTACTTTCTAGGTGCTGAAGTCTCTATAAATAACAAGCTGATAAGCTTTATGGAGCTATTTAATCATGAGGACATTCATCATTTCGTATCGCATGAAAAAATTTGCCCTAATTCTATTTCATACTGGTGTTCCTCTGTTGCAACGCTAAAGCTTAAGTCATTGAACCCTAATAACTATAATCTACCTATAACTGATAGAGAACTTTCCGACGAATTTTACAAGTGTTTCGAGAAGTCTGGTTTGGATGAAAATGATTCTTCTTTAGAAGTTAGTTGTACTCTGAAGTCCAAAATCGGTAGTAATAAGGTCCATATATTTACAAGAAAAGAATCAGTGGAAATTAAGTCATTTACCCCAGGAGATGAGGCTATGAAAGTAAAGTATAAGTTTTCTCCACAAGAATTTAACTCCATGGAAGATGCTTATTATAAACGAGTACAGCCGCTACAGATTAATGGCGTAGATATACATTCGATCGTAGATAAAAAGAACAAAGTTGTTGATCATTTTTATTCTAAGCGTGATCAAGTTGAACTTATAACATTGGGAACTGGTAGTGCTTTACCATCGAAATATAGGAACGTTATATCTACTGTCGTCAAAGTTCCCTACAATAATAATGGTGAATACAGAAATCGTATCATTATATTAGATGCTGGAGAGAATACGCTAGGCTCTATACACCGAACAATACGTCCTGAAAACATGGAGCGGTTTTTTACTGACTTGAAAATGATATATTTAAGTCATTTACATGCTGATCATCACCTGGGTATATTGTCACTAATAAAGGAATGGTACATTTATAATAAGCATGACGAGTCAGCAGTGCTATATTTGGTTGCACCCCGGAAGTATGATATATATGTTGATGAGTGCCTCAGAATTGAGTTACCTGAAGTGCTTGAACGTTTGAAGTATATTGATTGTGAAGATTTATTATATAAAAAGGCCTCGAGACAAAATCGTAATGAGAACCATGAAGGACATGTTATTCATAAAGTTCCAAGAGAAGATGATAATGCATATGATTTAGGTTTTTATGGGGAGAAAAGAAGACGACTATTCGATCAGGATGTTATGGATAAAATATGTGAGATGAAAACTAGCCTTAATATCCAAGGGTTCCAAACCTGTAGAGCATTCCACTGTGAACGATCATATTGTAATTCTATCACTTTTTCCATGGATCAAAATGATAGGCCATTCAAGATATCTTATTCAGGAGATACTAGGCCGAATTTCAACGATTTTGCAAAAAAAATAGGTAGTAAGTCTGACTTGCTAATTCATGAAGCTACGCTTGAAAACCAATTGCTAAGTGATgcgaagaagaagaaacaTAGTATTATTAATGAAGCTATAATGGTCTCCAATACTATGGGTGCGGTGAAACTCTTATTGACTCATTTCTCTCAACGATACCCAAAGTTGCCGCAGATGTCTGGAAATATAGAGTTAAATGCCAAGGCAATAAGTTACGCTTTTGATGGAATGATCACTAGTTATGATTCACTTGGGAACCAGACATCTAATCCTGGTGTGCTTCGGAAATTATTCTTGGATGAAGCGATGAGTGAGGAGACGGAAGTAGATGACGAGGTATGA
- the ALG8 gene encoding dolichyl-P-Glc:Glc1Man(9)GlcNAc(2)-PP-dolichol alpha-1,3-glucosyltransferase (Syntenic homolog of Ashbya gossypii ADR210C; Syntenic homolog of Saccharomyces cerevisiae YOR067C (ALG8)), translated as MSPSKVGRKPGSKGKPDFSSSKGSISQQTEPKQQLRFSLWNFWVASTALKVLLMPDYVSTDFDVHRNWMAITNKLPLKEWYLESTSQWTLDYPPFFAYFEWFLSQVVPASVRADGCLDIVEVGQYGWPTILFQRSTVIISEILLFVVLQIFINTSDVSERSVNFVVASSIALSPAFFIIDHIHFQYNGFLFAILIGSIIAAKKQRYLLCGALFATSLCFKHIFLYLAPAYFVFLLRAYVLDINALKYKSYRDWVFVPQWRNLFKLGGVVLLIFTICFAPFITVMPQLIARLFPFSRGLTHAYWAPNFWAIYSFVDKVLAAVMLRMPYVHNCVSKLFRPLLVPATREEIKHKMATVNNGTRGLVQDVYFLILPQIQPKLTFLLTLFYQLLAVIPVFINPSFKRFIGSLTLCGFSAFLFGWHVHEKAIMLVIIPFFFLVSFDRRFLTPFYLLTASGYVSLFPLLYKSNDFLIKVLYTLIWCIIYFSAFRKLVRVSSSVQRRIFFFDRLAALYCLLLLPMVLGIQSLEVLKGRYSPIRKYEFLGLMFYSIYCSIGVIGSWIGLSWLYNFDEPLWV; from the coding sequence ATGTCGCCTTCGAAAGTAGGTAGGAAGCCAGGGTCGAAAGGGAAGCCCGATTTTAGCAGCTCCAAGGGATCGATATCACAGCAAACCGAACCCAAGCAGCAATTAAGGTTTTCCTTATGGAATTTCTGGGTTGCTAGTACGGCTTTGAAGGTTCTTCTTATGCCAGATTACGTTAGTACTGATTTTGATGTTCACCGTAATTGGATGGCAATTACGAATAAACTTCCGCTAAAAGAGTGGTATTTAGAGTCTACAAGTCAATGGACACTTGACTACCCACCTTTCTTTGCATATTTTGAATGGTTTTTGTCGCAGGTTGTTCCTGCTTCTGTGCGTGCAGATGGGTGCTTGGATATCGTTGAAGTGGGGCAATATGGGTGGCCTACGATATTATTTCAGCGGTCTACCGTGATTATCAGTGAGATCTTATTATTTGTGGTGTTACAGATATTTATCAATACTAGTGACGTTTCTGAACGCTCTGTGAACTTTGTTGTTGCGAGTAGCATTGCGCTTTCGCCAGCGTTCTTTATCATTGAtcatattcacttccaatACAATGGGTTCTTGTTTGCAATTCTAATAGGTTCAATAATTGCTGCAAAAAAACAAAGGTATCTTTTATGTGGAGCACTGTTTGCAACATCACTCTGTTTTAAGCACATTTTCCTGTATTTGGCGCCGGCGTACTTTGTGTTCCTCTTAAGAGCATATGTTTTGGACATTAACGCTCTCAAGTACAAAAGTTACAGAGACTGGGTATTTGTGCCCCAGTGGAGGAATTTGTTCAAGCTTGGTGGTGTAGTTTTACTGATATTTACGATATGCTTTGCCCCATTTATTACCGTGATGCCACAACTGATAGCTAGGTTATTTCCTTTCTCTAGGGGTTTGACGCATGCATACTGGGCACCGAACTTTTGGGCAATATATTCTTTTGTGGATAAGGTTTTAGCAGCTGTCATGTTGCGGATGCCTTATGTTCATAATTGTGTGTCAAAACTATTCAGACCTCTGTTGGTTCCAGCCACAAGGGAGGAAATTAAACATAAGATGGCAACCGTAAATAATGGTACAAGAGGTTTAGTGCAAGATGTATACTTTTTGATTTTGCCTCAGATACAGCCGAAATTAACATTTCTGTTGACTCTATTTTACCAGTTACTGGCCGTGATACCGGTATTTATCAACCCTTCATTCAAAAGGTTTATTGGATCTTTGACACTATGTGGGTTTTCAGCATTTCTATTTGGCTGGCATGTGCATGAGAAGGCTATCATGCTAGTCATAATTCCGTTTTTCTTCCTTGTTTCGTTCGACAGAAGATTTTTGACACCGTTCTACCTTTTAACAGCTTCAGGGTACGTCTCCCTGTTCCCGCTTCTTTACAAATCTAATGATTTTCTAATAAAGGTCTTATACACTTTGATCTGGTGTATCATCTACTTCAGTGCATTCAGGAAACTAGTGAGGGTATCCTCTAGTGTCCAGCGTCGGATATTCTTCTTTGATCGCCTAGCTGCTCTGTACTGtttgcttcttcttccaatgGTTCTGGGAATACAGTCCTTGGAAGTATTGAAGGGTAGATATTCACCTATCCGTAAATATGAATTTCTGGGACTGATGTTTTACAGCATATACTGTTCTATCGGCGTTATTGGATCTTGGATTGGCTTGTCATGGTTATACAATTTTGACGAACCTTTATGGGTTTAA
- the RPF2 gene encoding rRNA-binding ribosome biosynthesis protein RPF2 (Syntenic homolog of Ashbya gossypii ADR215C; Syntenic homolog of Saccharomyces cerevisiae YKR081C (RPF2)) yields MIRTVKPKNARAKRALEKKEAKLVEDVKQALFVPGKTSNKFLHDVMVDLSALKKPAIKRFSRKNDIRPFEDTESIEFLSEKNDSSLVVVSTNSKKRKNNLTFIRTFGYKVYDMIELQIAENAKLLSDFRKQTFNVGLKPMFSFQGAAFDSHPVYKSIKSLFLDFFRGQTSSLQDVAGLQHVISLTIQGDFQDGEPLPNLLFRVYKLKTYKSSQGGSRLPRVELEEIGPRLDFKIGRIHTPSPEMVKEAHKKAKNIEVKTPKNVEIDGMGDKTGTIHLGRQDLGQLQTRKMKGLKSKYDQIDAEVESYMENDEELLNDDSYGEDFVTASEIEPPTKKHKA; encoded by the coding sequence ATGATTAGAACTGTAAAGCCAAAAAATGCTAGAGCAAAACGTGCTTTAGAGAAGAAAGAAGCGAAATTGGTGGAAGATGTTAAACAAGCGTTATTTGTTCCAGGTAAAACCTCAAATAAGTTCTTACATGATGTTATGGTTGATTTGAGCGCTTTAAAAAAGCCAGCTATTAAAAGATTTTCGAGAAAGAATGACATTAGGCCTTTTGAAGATACAGAATCTATTGAGTTTTTGAGTGAGAAGAATGATAGTTCACTGGTAGTAGTGAGCACTAACTCgaagaagagaaaaaaCAACTTAACTTTTATTCGTACATTCGGTTACAAAGTTTATGATATGATTGAACTCCAAATTGCGGAGAATGCTAAGTTATTATCCGATTTCCGGAAGCAGACATTTAATGTTGGCTTAAAGCCTATGTTCTCCTTCCAGGGCGCTGCTTTTGACTCTCATCCCGTGTACAAGAGCATTAAGTCTCTTTTCTTGGACTTCTTCCGCGGCCAAACCAGCTCTCTTCAAGATGTTGCAGGTTTGCAGCACGTAATTTCGTTGACTATTCAAGGAGACTTCCAAGATGGAGAACCGTTACCTAATTTGTTGTTCCGCGTATACAAACTAAAAACCTACAAAAGTTCCCAGGGCGGTAGTCGTTTGCCTCGTGTTGAGCTAGAGGAGATCGGGCCTCGCCTGGACTTTAAGATTGGCAGAATTCACACGCCTTCTCCAGAGATGGTCAAGGAGGCGCATAAGAAGGCCAAAAATATAGAGGTTAAGACGCCTAAGAATGTTGAGATTGACGGAATGGGTGACAAGACCGGTACAATCCATCTTGGCAGACAAGACCTTGGTCAACTCCAAACTAGAAAGATGAAGGGGTTGAAATCTAAGTACGATCAGATCGATGCAGAAGTTGAATCATACATGGAAAACGACGAGGAACTTCTAAACGACGACAGCTACGGAGAGGACTTTGTAACTGCTTCGGAGATTGAACCGCCAACGAAGAAGCATAAAGCATAG
- a CDS encoding sorting nexin 1 (Syntenic homolog of Ashbya gossypii ADR211W; Syntenic homolog of Saccharomyces cerevisiae YOR069W (VPS5) and YKR078W): MDGEDWLDKPKWGSSGSDKSLEEANQTFDTIGQSVFNQEDDNDPLEHNAWSKNFPVKAQTAVEEEEEEEEEEEEQVEGEDGDVSNIKEDDDVSQANDTLLSQQLLSTLAPEEDPLHNIGVVGSLRSPAKGDPLFLGFSTSSPLGLEDLDSNSPDPAGMSSMSPKKHGKVQRLFSATMMRRNPLSEEEEKDLIVDPLAGESRSAADCEFTDENLDEASGVSGRTLLQALDAPSFEVSKRTARSQTLRNEEEEEEESKPEVSAFHIEVVDPVKVGDLTSAHIEYTVNTKSSLIPEGKASVKRRYRDFRWLYRQLQNNHWGRIIPAPPDKQAVGRFKQGFIENRRFQMERMLQKISQNALLQRDEDFIMFLTSANFVQQSKLRESETGSRASNDNSDPSEVHISALKLLGAEDAESVIKNGGLESDSNTGFMGISFSSTPKYSEPDPYFISKRQEVEILEEQLKQMYKSLELVDAQKNDLVSIINEFAATLKSLVNLEASKKISVLLTDFAAVHLRIMESLQRSSQQDSLTLGVTIDEYLRSLGSIKAIFNQRARVGHYLITVESDLSKKQAQLQKLISNPRSVNEKIENTKHELNLLQKRHKMIKDHWEAVAKTIRQELSVYTDTKVADFRNNMEIYLESAIETQKECIELWETFYQNSL, from the coding sequence ATGGATGGAGAAGATTGGTTAGATAAGCCTAAATGGGGGAGTAGTGGTTCTGATAAGTCCTTAGAGGAAGCAAACCAGACTTTCGACACTATAGGGCAAAGTGTATTTAATCAAGAGGACGATAATGATCCCCTTGAACATAACGCATGGTCTAAGAATTTTCCAGTTAAAGCACAAACTGCAgtagaagaagaagaagaagaagaagaagaggaagaagaacaGGTAGAAGGAGAAGATGGAGATGTCTCAAATATTAAGGAAGACGACGATGTTTCACAAGCTAATGATACACTGCTTTCACAGCAATTACTTTCTACACTAGCACCTGAAGAAGATCCCTTACATAACATTGGAGTTGTTGGATCATTGCGGTCGCCTGCTAAGGGAGACCCATTATTTTTGGGGTTTTCGACGTCTTCACCCCTTGGCTTGGAGGACTTGGATTCTAATTCTCCTGATCCAGCAGGGATGAGTTCAATGTCTCCAAAGAAACATGGGAAGGTTCAAAGGCTATTTAGTGCGACTATGATGCGTCGGAATCCACTTTcagaggaagaagagaaggATCTTATTGTTGATCCATTGGCTGGAGAGTCCCGCTCAGCTGCTGACTGTGAATTTACAGATGAAAATCTAGACGAAGCGAGTGGAGTTTCTGGAAGAACCTTGTTGCAAGCGCTTGATGCGCCTTCCTTTGAAGTTTCGAAGCGTACGGCAAGAAGTCAAACGTTACGGaacgaagaagaagaagaagaagaaagcaAGCCTGAGGTTAGTGCGTTTCATATTGAGGTTGTTGATCCAGTGAAAGTTGGTGATCTAACATCTGCGCACATTGAGTACACTGTGAATACGAAGTCCTCTTTGATTCCAGAAGGAAAGGCATCTGTAAAAAGACGTTATAGGGATTTCAGATGGCTGTATCGACAGCTCCAAAACAACCATTGGGGAAGGATAATCCCTGCACCTCCAGATAAGCAGGCTGTTGGCAGGTTTAAACAGGGATTTATTGAAAATAGAAGATTCCAAATGGAGCGGATGCTGCAAAAAATTTCTCAGAACGCTCTTCTACAGCGAGATGAAGACTTCATCATGTTTCTAACCTCAGCGAACTTCGTCCAGCAGTCGAAATTACGTGAAAGTGAGACTGGTTCTAGAGCTTCGAACGATAACAGCGATCCTTCAGAGGTGCATATAAGCGCACTTAAACTGCTAGGCGCAGAAGATGCGGAATCAGTTATAAAAAATGGTGGCTTGGAGAGTGACTCAAATACAGGTTTCATGGGTATTTCATTTAGTTCCACTCCTAAATACTCGGAGCCTGATCCTTATTTTATTTCAAAACGACAAGAAGTCGAAATTCTTGAAGAGCAGTTAAAGCAGATGTATAAATCACTGGAGCTAGTTGATGCACAGAAGAATGACTTGGTTTCTATCATTAACGAATTTGCCGCTACCCTAAAATCATTAGTGAACTTGGAGGCGTCTAAAAAGATATCAGTGTTACTTACAGATTTCGCTGCAGTGCATTTGCGAATTATGGAATCACTTCAACGGTCTTCTCAACAGGATTCTTTAACTTTGGGTGTCACAATTGATGAGTATTTGCGATCCCTTGGAAGCATTAAAGCAATTTTCAATCAGCGGGCAAGGGTAGGACACTACTTGATCACTGTAGAATCAGATTTATCTAAGAAACAAGCACAATTACAGAAGTTGATTAGCAATCCTAGGAGTGTGAATGAAAAGATCGAAAATACAAAACATGAACTGAATTTATTACAAAAAAGACATAAAATGATAAAGGACCACTGGGAAGCTGTGGCTAAAACAATCCGGCAAGAGCTTTCAGTTTACACTGATACTAAAGTTGCAGATTTCAGAAATAATATGGAGATCTATTTAGAATCCGCTATAGAAACACAGAAGGAGTGCATTGAGCTGTGGGAAACATTTTATCAGAATAGTCTGTAA
- the MTD1 gene encoding methylenetetrahydrofolate dehydrogenase (NAD(+)) (Syntenic homolog of Ashbya gossypii ADR214W; Syntenic homolog of Saccharomyces cerevisiae YKR080W (MTD1)): protein MSEVKPGNTVLASSISKKFLKEVDERIQSMVSIKPNGPLLVAFLANDDHAAEMYATWTGRTCESLGVRYELRKIDDKDFLEEAILSANEDDEVDGILVYYPVFGNAQDQYVQQVVSREKDVEGMNHVYYQNLYHNIRYLDNNQDLKSILPCTPLAVVKIMEYLKVYNTLLPEGNRLYGKKCVVVNRSEIVGRPLAALLANDGATVYSVDINNIQKFSRGESLKFAKHHVEDLGDYSEELLQECCQDADVIITGVPSESYKFPTSFIKDGAVCINFSSHKNFDDSVKTKAALYVPSTGKVTVAMLLRNMLRLIENRRKMAGN, encoded by the coding sequence ATGTCTGAAGTTAAACCAGGTAATACTGTTCTAGCCTCTTCTATTTCCAAGAAGTTTCTCAAAGAGGTGGACGAGAGAATACAAAGTATGGTTTCAATAAAACCAAACGGTCCTTTATTGGTGGCTTTTCTCGCAAACGATGACCATGCCGCTGAAATGTACGCAACTTGGACTGGCAGAACTTGTGAATCCCTTGGCGTTCGTTACGAATTGAGGAAGATTGATGACAAGGACTTCCTTGAAGAAGCTATTTTGAGTGCTAATGAGGATGATGAAGTTGACGGTATACTGGTTTACTACCCAGTTTTCGGCAATGCTCAAGATCAGTACGTACAACAAGTCGTTTCAAGAGAGAAGGACGTGGAAGGAATGAACCACGTGTACTACCAAAACCTGTACCATAATATCAGATACTTGGATAATAATCAAGATTTGAAGTCTATCCTTCCTTGCACTCCGTTAGCTGTAGTTAAGATCATGGAATACTTGAAGGTATACAATACGCTTCTTCCAGAGGGAAATAGGTTGTACGGAAAGAAGTGTGTGGTTGTAAATAGATCAGAAATTGTTGGAAGACCACTAGCTGCTCTTTTGGCAAATGATGGTGCCACAGTCTATTCTGTGGACATTAACAATATTCAGAAATTTTCTCGTGGTGAGAGTCTAAAATTTGCGAAGCACCATGTAGAAGATCTTGGCGATTATTCAGAGGAGCTGTTACAAGAATGCTGCCAAGATGCAGACGTCATAATTACTGGAGTACCGAGTGAATCTTACAAGTTTCCAACTAGTTTTATTAAGGATGGAGCAGTATGCATCAACTTTTCTTCCCATAAAAATTTTGACGATTCAGTGAAGACCAAAGCTGCGCTGTATGTCCCATCTACGGGTAAAGTTACCGTGGCTATGCTGTTAAGGAATATGCTTAGACTCATTGAAAACCGTCGTAAAATGGCCGGTAACTAA